GTCTCCTAGATCAACTTTCGCCAAAAATCGTCAACATGGTGATCCAATTATTTTTGGCCGTTCTATATGGCACATTGTCACCTTAGTGATTTCCTataaaaaatggccgaaaaaataaattgtaatttcacGAAAAGGGTTAAGACGAAATCAGTAAAATTGgtaagtttatgattgattagGCAATTTCTTCCTAGTCTAAGGATTAGTTGTTGAGCTTTGAGCTTGAAtacccaaaaatgaaaattcaagttCCATATACCAAATTCTTGTTTCCATCCCATATGCCAAAATCAAAACTATTTTATGAATGGGGAGGGAATGAGTTGTGATGCTTTATGAGTGCATAAGTCTAATTAGGTACCTTTTGTATTTGAAATGTGTAACGAGTTCTCACATATGTCGAAGGGTACACCATATTTAGTCAATCGTCAATATTGCCTAtgttagaaaatttaatttcaaaattttttagaaaccTAGAATAATTTTATATAGGAATTTCACATAAAACATCAAAACTTGGGGCATAAAAGTGAAAATCGACGTACGACATGATCACATAATTGTAGAAGATTagatatatttctttttgccCTGTTAGTGTAGACAAAATGCATTGGCCACAATAACATGCACAATATACTAACAGGAGGAGGTTGGATAGTATTTATAatcctcattttattttttaatatttttatttttttaggaggaaaatgaagaatatgaaaatattgagGCACTACGTCTGGACGAAAGCGGCTCCAATGAGTTCATGATGCGAAAGAGCTTCAAAAAAATGCCTAACTTGAAGTTCCTTCATTTGAAAGCTGTGGGTTTTGCTAGAGATTTCAAAGGATCACTTTCTGAATTAAGATGGTTGAAGTGGGAGAGATGTTGCGACTCTTTCGAGGCGACTAGTGTTCATTTGGAGAATTTAGTGGTGCTTGAGTTATCAAGTCATGAAGATATTCGAAATCGTATTAGTGAAAATTGGAGAGGATGGAGTTTTTTTGAAGAGGAGAGGATGGAGTTCAATTAAGGTAAAGatgaaaaagatttttctttttgttacatTTTATGTTAAATCATTCTATTTCTAACTGCTAATGTTGAAACATGTTTCTTTCTTGTAGATGGAGAAGTTGAAAGTTCTCAATCTTTCATGGTTCTCGAAATTGAAGAGCAACCCTAATCTCTctgcttttgaaaatttagagtGGCTAATCCTAGAAGGTTGTGCTAATTTGAAGGAAATCGACCCTTCCATTCAATATGCCAAGCGCCTCCTTATCTTGAACTTGAGCTATTGTAGAAGTCTCAAGATGTTACCTAAACAACTTGGCAAACTAGAAAATTTGGAGGAACTTGTCATAGACAAGACTTGGATAAAAGAAATCCCTTCATGTGTAGGATCTTTAAAGAAGCTAAAGAGGCTTAGTGCCCAGTGGGATTGGCGGTCAAAACATTTGTCATTAAAAAAGATCCCTTCTTCAATTGGGAAGTTGGGAGAGTTGGTTGAGCTGGACTTGTCATATACTAGGATTAAGGAACTACCTGAATCCATTGggaaattgaacaaattgaaaattctgaatATTGAGGGTTGTGAGATAGAAAGGATACCGAGCTCTATTGGAAAATTGCAGAGCCTCCAAGAGGTCAATGCCATCTCATGCAAAAAACTAAAAGGACAAATTCTTGTTGATAAAGGTGGATTGTCTTCTCTAAAGACCCTTTGTTTAGgcgaaacaaaaatttctggCTTGCCGGAAAACTTACATCAGCTTTCTTCTCTCGAGCACCTCGATTTATATAACTGTCATGACCTTCAGTCACTCCCAAAACCTCCTTGTAGCTTATCATTCTTGTGGCTCACCTGTCGGAGCAATGAGCTGCCATCGCTCTCTCACCTGAAGCATCTACAGAAGCTCTATCTTTGGTTTTGCAAGTCTCTTCAAAGCATCCCATCGCTTTCTCACTTGAAGCATCTACAGAAGCTCTCTCTTTGGTTTTGCAAGTCTCTACAAAGCATCCCATTGCTCTCTCACCTGAAGCATCTACAGCAGCTCTGGCTTTGGCATTGCGAGTCTCTTCAAGAGATCCCAGAGCTTCCCTCCTGCATACGGACGCTTAGCATTTGGATATGTCCCAAATTGGAAAGGTTGCCAAATCTTTccgatttggaatttttgtcgGAATTAGGGCTCAATTATTGCTATGGGCTGAAGAAATTGGATGGACTGGAATCTTTAAAATCCCTAAGAGAGTTGCGCCTACCGCTATTATTTGCTGAAATGGTGGATCATCTCCATGCGATAGAAGGCCTTGAAAAATTGGGATCCCTGGAAGTGGTGGATATCTCTAGGCGCAAGCACATTCAAGTACTGGACCTTTCAAAGTCGGAGCATCTGAAGAAGTTGATTGTTAGGGATTGCAAAAGCTTAGTTGAAATTCGCTGCCCGAGTAAATTCCTGAAGTGCTTTGATAGGAGTGGGTGCGAGTCACTCAAGAAATTACCAGACTTTATTATTGAGGAAAGCAACGGCGAGAAGCTGACTGAGGTTTGCTAGCTATCGTCAGATCTAACGTTTGATAGTACTAGATACAATTTGATGTGAGCAACACCAAAAATATTGACTTGGTAACCCTACTCTGCTTTACAGGATTATCAAAATTATTCAGATTCTACGTAGGAGGATTATGAAGAATATTCAGATTCTATGGAGGATGACTAAGATCTGTTTTTGGAGATTGCTGAAGTCATTtactaaacaaaatatatagCAGGTATAGTGTCGTTTTTCTGTGGAGATAACCTGCTTCCATTAGTAATTTCAGTTTGGACGGGGCTTTTCTTTGACACGTTATAATTTTCTTGTCTTAATTCCAGCAACTGGAGGAAGTTGTTTGAGCGAAGTAATTGTAATGCTTCAGTGTTATCTGGCTCGTGATCATGATACGAATACAAAAGGTCAGAATGCCTCCAAAAGGATATCTGTTGTCTTCAGTCAAATAACATGAGATTCTTCATTCTTGACGTGGTATCAATCTGTGTTTGTTTAAATAAAGTAATACTTCTCTCCAACTTCTATGAAGCATAAAAATTCACTATGTGATGGATTCTGGAAACTGCTTATGCATATGTGATCTTGATTGCATTTTATTAATTCGTTATTTGGTCATGGATGTAGGCAGTGAAGGTGCCATAAACATGTTCTGCATTTTCTCAAAGCTAGGGCACTAATGTCAAGATGATTAATCTCCATGGATCTGTATCAAACTTTGCTCGTCGCTTAACATGCCAATGTGAAGATTGCTCTCTCTGAAGGCATATACATGGCCTTGATCAGGCTAAAAGTAGTATCATCAATGGTCAAAACCAGTACAAATCATGAAGCCActctttccttgtttttcttcatGCCTTCAATATCATCTTGCGATTTCGTACCTTAACATCATTCGCAATTTATTACTTCGGTTCAGTCATTGTTTGGTGATGACAATGTCTCCACCCCAGAGGCTTTAAAAGAACAGAGAATTTCCACTGTATTGTGGATAACAGTGTAAACAGAATATGGAGGAAGCCCTTAAATCAACCTTATTGCTTTCATGTTTTTGGGATAAACATGACAAGTAATCAATGGGTGGCTAGACATGTGATTTGCTTAAGTCCTTTAATGTTTGAGAGCTGATCTAGATCTCCAATTGCCATCTTTTCTTGATCTACAGCTCAAATCCGAATTTTTGCTACAGCTGCCACtgaacaaaattggaaagtcACTTGCAATAGTTGAGGTTTTAGCCAGAAATGTGCACTATTTTTAGCTTGGCTGATGGCGGGGACAAAAAATCTGCGGAGCTTGAGTACTACCCTGCTGTTTATGACTCTGAAAAGAAGTGGGAGGAGCTGTGCATGTGCGTTTCAGTTTTGTGGAGAGCTTAAATGGTACTACATCAGAAGCAAGCATTTTCAACTACAACTGTAATCTCGACAATAAGAATAACTCATTGGCAATATTAGGAGTGCAAATTGACTTGGAAGATACTAGTCATGTTCTTTTATCATCATTTGCACAATAGTTAATGTGTGTCTCTGAATCCCGATGAGAGAAATCATGTTTGCTTATTTTCACCTACACAAAGAATACTAGAATGATGATGAACACATATACCCCATGtagaattatgaaaaatatttgcatgacaACAGCATGACAGAGATCGGATTTTGGAGAGCATCTGtgttttttggtaaatgtaaaTATAGCAGTCGAGAGTACCTACTTCACATTAGTATTTTCAGTTTGGCATGGGGCTTTTCGTGTCAATGTCTTATTGTTTTCCTCTTATTTCAAGGACTCTTGGGGAAACTGGTTGACCACGTGAATGTAATGCTTCAGCATCATCTGTCTTGTGCTCCTaatgggaaagaaaatagataagAATGCCTTTGGAGTACATGACATTGCATGTCATTATATGTGATCAATCACGGAGTAAGACTCTTCATCCTTGACATGACAAGAATATGTTATTATGCAAACAGAGTATTACGTTTTTCCAAGTTCTATTAAAGTTGGTTTCCtagatgttg
Above is a window of Eucalyptus grandis isolate ANBG69807.140 chromosome 9, ASM1654582v1, whole genome shotgun sequence DNA encoding:
- the LOC120286374 gene encoding disease resistance protein RPV1-like encodes the protein MEKLKVLNLSWFSKLKSNPNLSAFENLEWLILEGCANLKEIDPSIQYAKRLLILNLSYCRSLKMLPKQLGKLENLEELVIDKTWIKEIPSCVGSLKKLKRLSAQWDWRSKHLSLKKIPSSIGKLGELVELDLSYTRIKELPESIGKLNKLKILNIEGCEIERIPSSIGKLQSLQEVNAISCKKLKGQILVDKGGLSSLKTLCLGETKISGLPENLHQLSSLEHLDLYNCHDLQSLPKPPCSLSFLWLTCRSNELPSLSHLKHLQKLYLWFCKSLQSIPSLSHLKHLQKLSLWFCKSLQSIPLLSHLKHLQQLWLWHCESLQEIPELPSCIRTLSIWICPKLERLPNLSDLEFLSELGLNYCYGLKKLDGLESLKSLRELRLPLLFAEMVDHLHAIEGLEKLGSLEVVDISRRKHIQVLDLSKSEHLKKLIVRDCKSLVEIRCPSKFLKCFDRSGCESLKKLPDFIIEESNGEKLTEVC